The Vigna radiata var. radiata cultivar VC1973A unplaced genomic scaffold, Vradiata_ver6 scaffold_221, whole genome shotgun sequence genome window below encodes:
- the LOC106753380 gene encoding lectin-domain containing receptor kinase VI.3-like, with product MASQALVVFLLFPFSLLQVVASSSSNGLIFEGFDENSEISLEGSSIIKTSRLLKLTNRSTNIIGHAFYKTPFQMLNKTDPPLEPYAFSFSTYFVFSIVSPSSGSGGFGLAFTIAPSTQFPGAEPGHYLGLFNSTNDGNDSNNIFAVEFDTVNGFKGDSDTEGNHVGVNINGMESRIAEPAAYIKEGTESVKEDFRMAKVDAVQAWIDYDGEKRTLNVTIAPWELSRPSTPLIKNYNVDLSNVMKENMFVGFSASTGQETSSHYLLGWSFAVNGVGVGVAMNLSNLPKPPPKEEDPSPFPWVNVVIGILSALTLSLLCLLILLTCYKRYMDFEVLEDWEMDCPHRFRYKDLHLATKGFKESQLIGIGGFGAVYKGVLPTSGTEVAVKRIMRSPFHGMREFAAEIESLGRLRHKNLVNLQGWCKKKNDLLLVYDFISNGSLDCILYSPNNSFALNWGQRFNILKGISAGLLYLHEEWEQVVIHRDVKTSNILIDGNLSARLGDFGLARLYNHGQVSHTTRVVGTIGYIAPELTRTGKASTRTDVYAFGVVLLEVVTGKRPLDSDQFFLVEWAIENYHLGQILEVVDPKLNSVYDEEEVELVLKLGLLCTQRRSDYRPTMKQVTRYLNFDDPLPDIGDLGYGGSDSSSSSRMNSGFLEVTPSLRTVETSGYLSSITMSTKSLDAGR from the coding sequence ATGGCTTCTCAAGCACTTGTTGTCTTCCTCCTATTTCCCTTTTCCTTACTCCAAGTTGTtgcctcctcctcctccaatgGTTTGATCTTTGAAGGATTTGATGAAAACAGCGAAATAAGCCTTGAAGGATCTTCCATCATCAAAACCAGTCGTTTACTTAAACTCACAAACAGATCAACCAATATTATAGGCCATGCATTCTATAAAACACCCTTCCAAATGCTCAACAAAACAGATCCTCCCCTTGAACCCTATGCTTTTTCTTTCAGCACCTACTTTGTGTTCTCAATTGTATCCCCTAGTTCTGGTTCTGGGGGCTTTGGCCTTGCCTTCACCATAGCACCATCAACACAGTTTCCTGGGGCTGAGCCTGGCCATTATCTTGGTCTTTTTAACTCCACCAATGATGGGAATGACTCGAATAACATCTTTGCGGTGGAGTTTGATACTGTAAATGGTTTCAAAGGTGACTCAGACACTGAAGGAAACCATGTTGGGGTGAATATAAATGGAATGGAATCAAGGATTGCTGAACCAGCTGCATACATTAAAGAGGGTACTGAGAGTGTAAAGGAGGATTTCAGAATGGCCAAGGTTGATGCTGTCCAGGCTTGGATAGACTATGATGGTGAAAAGAGAACTCTGAATGTAACAATAGCTCCTTGGGAATTATCAAGGCCCAGCACACCACTTATAAAGAATTACAACGTTGACCTTTCCAACGTTATGAAGGAAAACATGTTTGTTGGTTTCTCAGCATCAACTGGCCAGGAAACAAGCTCTCATTATCTTCTAGGGTGGAGTTTTGCAGTGAACGGTGTTGGTGTTGGTGTTGCTATGAATTTGTCTAATCTTCCAAAGCCACCACCCAAGGAGGAAGATCCCTCTCCATTTCCTTGGGTCAATGTTGTAATTGGCATCTTGTCCGCTTTGACTTTAAGCCTTCTGTGTCTTCTAATTCTTCTGACATGTTATAAGAGATACATGGATTTTGAGGTTCTTGAGGACTGGGAGATGGATTGTCCTCACAGGTTCAGATACAAAGATCTTCACCTTGCCACAAAAGGGTTCAAAGAGAGCCAACTAATTGGAATTGGAGGCTTTGGTGCTGTGTACAAAGGTGTCTTACCAACTTCAGGAACTGAAGTTGCTGTTAAGAGGATTATGAGGAGCCCTTTCCATGGAATGAGGGAATTTGCAGCTGAGATTGAAAGCTTGGGAAGGTTGAGACACAAGAACTTGGTGAACCTTCAAGGATGGTGCAAGAAAAAGAATGATCTACTGCTAGTCTATGATTTCATTTCAAATGGAAGCCTTGATTGTATCCTATATAGCCCAAACAACAGCTTTGCCTTGAACTGGGGGCAAAGATTCAACATTCTCAAAGGCATCAGTGCTGGACTATTGTACTTGCATGAAGAGTGGGAGCAAGTGGTGATCCATAGAGACGTGAAAACTAGCAATATTTTGATAGACGGAAACTTGAGTGCACGTTTGGGTGACTTTGGACTTGCAAGGCTCTATAACCATGGTCAAGTATCACACACAACAAGGGTGGTTGGAACCATTGGCTACATTGCACCAGAGTTAACTCGCACAGGAAAAGCTTCTACAAGAACTGATGTGTATGCATTTGGGGTTGTGCTTCTTGAAGTGGTTACAGGTAAGAGGCCTCTTGATTCAGATCAGTTTTTCTTGGTGGAATGGGCGATTGAGAATTACCATTTGGGTCAAATTCTTGAGGTGGTTGATCCTAAGCTGAATTCAGTTTATGATGAGGAAGAAGTTGAGTTGGTTCTCAAGTTGGGTTTACTATGCACTCAACGTAGATCAGATTATAGACCTACCATGAAACAAGTTACAAGGTACCTAAACTTTGATGACCCTCTTCCTGATATTGGTGATTTGGGATATGGTGGTTCTGatagcagcagcagcagcagaatGAACTCAGGTTTCTTAGAAGTCACGCCATCTTTGAGAACTGTTGAAACATCTGGTTATTTGTCCTCCATTACCATGAGTACCAAGTCCTTGGATGCTGGTAGATAG